One genomic region from Accipiter gentilis chromosome Z, bAccGen1.1, whole genome shotgun sequence encodes:
- the PRKAA1 gene encoding 5'-AMP-activated protein kinase catalytic subunit alpha-1 isoform X3, with translation MLQVDPMKRATIRDIREHEWFKQDLPKYLFPEDPSYSSTMIDDEALKEVCEKFECTEEEVLSCLYSRNHQDPLAVAYHLIIDNRRIMNEAKDFYLATSPPDSFLDDHHLSRPHPERVPFLVAEAPRPRHTLDELNPQKSKHQGVRRAKWHLGIRSQSRPNDIMAEVCRAIKQLDYEWKVVNPYYLRVRRKNPVTSAYSKMSLQLYQVDSRTYLLDFRSIDDEITEAKSGTATPQRSGSVSNYRSCQKDSDADGQGKSADTSLTSSVSSSLDSSTADLTPRPGSHTIEFFEMCANLIKILAQ, from the exons ggAACATGAATGGTTTAAGCAGGACCTTCCAAAATACTTGTTTCCTGAAGACCCATCATACAGCTCTACTATGATTGATGATGAAGCCTTAAAAGAAGTGTGTGAGAAGTTTGAATGCACTGAAGAGGAAGTGCTAAGTTGTCTATACAGCAGAAATCATCAGGACCCTTTGGCAGTTGCTTATCACCTCATTATAGATAACAGAAGAATAATGAACGAGGCCAAAGACTTCTACTTGGCTACAAGCCCTCCGGATTCATTTCTTGATGATCACCATCTGTCTCGCCCTCATCCTGAAAGAGTGCCATTTCTAGTAGCTGAAGCACCACGTCCTCGCCACACTCTTGATGAGCTGAATCCACAGAAGTCAAAACACCAAGGTGTAAGAAGAGCTAAGTGGCACTTGGGAATACGGAGTCAGAGTCGACCAAATGATATCATGGCTGAAGTTTGTCGAGCAATTAAACAACTGGATTATGAATGGAAG GTTGTAAATCCATACTATCTACGTGTTCGAAGGAAGAATCCAGTAACAAGTGCATATTCCAAAATGAGTCTACAGTTGTATCAGGTGGACAGCAGAACATACCTACTGGACTTTCGTAGCATTGATG ATGAAATTACTGAAGCGAAGTCTGGGACTGCAACTCCACAGAGATCGGGTTCTGTGAGCAACTACAGATCCTGTCAGAAAGATTCAGATGCTGATGGGCAAGGAAAATCTGCAGATACATCCCTTACCTCATCAGTGAGCTCTTCACTTGACTCTTCTACAGCTGACTTAACTCCAAGACCAGGGAGCCATACAATAGAATTTTTTGAGATGTGTGCAAATCTTATTAAAATACTTGCACAATAA